From Zea mays cultivar B73 chromosome 3, Zm-B73-REFERENCE-NAM-5.0, whole genome shotgun sequence:
CTCACATCTCCTCATCTTCGTGAAGGGGATGCGCGGGAGAGAGTAATCTCAAGAGACAAGATGGATCCCCTAGGTGGATATCTACATCGACCAGAGACTCGAGGGCTCACCATGCACGTGTGTGGTGAATGACTAAAAGTTACATGAAAAGCGCCCCCTATCAACAAAAAAACAACAAAACCCTAGAATAAACAGGGGTCAGGGGGACCCAAAATCCACACACGTCAGACAAACCAAACAAGCCACGATAATGATATGTATAAACGAGAGAGAGGAAACCATGACCCAGTACACCGATTACGGTAGACCATGGGTTATTTCCTCCATGAACACCTCCCCGAACACAACGTTCGAAGCAGCATCGAAGTCATCTGTCAAGCGATCCAAATCTTCCACCGTAGAGACCTCCAACAAGCTAATGGTATTGCGAAGATCACCACCAAAATGTAACTACGCAATGGCCAAAGCCACTGCTGCACCGCGATGAATCCCAAACTCCACGGCCTCACGAACACGGTTCAGGATATCAAGAAGGCGCAAATCACAGTTTCTACCTCAGGCACAAAGAAACCATGTGGTCTAAAGCATGCATAAGTAAAGGATCAACACTTCAACTTCTAGCTCTGAAAATACAGGAAGTCACAAAAACTCAATAGCACGCCAATAAAGGGACGAAAGCAAGACAACAAGCCATTCAAGCTTACCAGCCCCTGAATCGTTAAGAGACATCAAGCTCATCTGAATACGCTAGACCTCGACGTTGGCAACACCTATAGCAGAGCAAGACACAACCAGGTCCCTTTGAAGATCTTTCACTGATGGTCCCACGTGGACCAATGGGTTGGACGACCTAGGCAAAGGGCCATGGTCTCCTCATGCCCCAGAAGGACGAACCATCACCCTAAGGGAAACCAAAGAAGATAAAAAAAGGATGAGGGGGATGGGTAGATCCGACGGATTAAAAAGCACTCATACCATCGCCTTAAAATATGGCCACCCAAGGGCTCTGCCGTAGGGGGAGCCCATCCCTCAGTGGTCCACCCTAATCCACGACGACGAGCAATATAACGAGGGTAAGCGGGGGATGTGGAAGCAGCTTATGTGAAAGGAaaatggtttgtgttggcatgaatcctcaaaagggggagattgaaagggaactgACCTTTTGAAAGTCACCTAAGGGGGGTATAtagacgaaacctgaaaattataaactttgaacatgaaCTTTGCCCAGGGCTAGAGTTAGAATCAAATCAGAGTGCGAAAGAGAGTTATTCCTTCTATGAATTGCTCAAACAATGTGGagaactttgggagctaactcaaagagATTGCATGCAAGAGAacattagagagagagagagagaggagaggaagaatcaaatcgtaaTACATGATTAGCACAAAGACACAgtcgatttgtttcccgaggttcggttctaaagaacctacttCTTGTTGGGTAGGGCATGTAGGCTAGGTCTttttcaaccttttccctctctcaaatggtcacttacataggttgagtgcttcttcataATCTTGAGGGCCACTTAGACCTCGCAAGGAtcgccacacaattaggtgtctcttactagctttacaagtcacttgagagtttagaaggagacgaagaaagcacgattaataaagccaagcaacaagagcaacaagaaaaacACAATATCACACTCTCTAGACTTTCCAGGgcagtaatcactaatgatcactagtcacaattatggCACTTGGAAGAACTTgagagctttgaatgtgtcttgtgaTGAAATGCTtgttcttgtattgaatgaggatggATGAAATGCTTGGATgatatgaatggaggtggttggggttgtatttataaccaccagccacttcctagtcgttgcccaCTTTATACCAACTACGGACAGTCTGCGGCTCTGCGCTTCTAGCCCAGACGGTCCACccttgcacatcaacggctgaaatcgcaatggTCGTCAATAACGACTATATCAATGATTATAAGTGCATTAAAtgcatcgtcagatgtcagataaaacaGTCATGAACGATCCGGCCATACACCTTGGCCAGTCCGCGAGGACACTATAATTCCTTTTTAGCGAACTtggcaccttcgggtttttctgatTTCCAACGGGCGGACGGTCTGCGCCTGAGGTCGGACAGTTCGAGCTTGGTCCTGGATGGTGTTCTTCTCTCCTTCGGATAGTCCGTGGTAGAAATGTGAGTTTTTACATAGTTCCTATCTGAGGCTCATCGAGGTGTCACGGACGGTTCGTCGGAagggcctggacggtccgcgcataggtGAATTCTCCAAAGAGCTTCTcctatccggaataatctacggtattccgaatAGTTGACTTAGAATTGAGATGGTTGGACTTATGCACTTGAGAATTAATTAActagaaaactagttagtccattaggttgtgatggtcatcaatcaTCAAGATCAATTTAGATAAAATGGTAAaggtcatttccctttcacgtTTGCCATTttctctaattgattttggtgcttgatgaccatcacaaccttatggactaacaagTTTTCCTAGTTGATTGATTCATAGGTGCATGAGTCCATCCATCTCAATTCTAAATTGACTGTCCAAACATGAGCTCTTTATGGAAAAATCACctatgtgcggactgtccgggcccttccgatggaccgtccgcgacacctcgATGCACCTCGGACAGAAACTGTGTAAATTCAACACTTCTACCATGGACTGTTCGAAGGAGAGAAGAGCATTGTCcaggaccaagcgcggaccgtttgGCCCTTAGGCACTAATCGTCCGCCCGTTGAAAACCAGAAAAAACTCGAAGGTGCCGGGTTcggtaaaattcatttttagcgtcctcacaGACCATCCGAGGTGCACGGTCGGACCGTTCGCGTCTGCTTTATCTGAGATCTTACGACAATTTTTATGCACttatagtcgttgatatagccgttactggtgTCCATTGTGATTCTAGCCATTGATGTGCAGGGCGGACCATCCGGGCTAGGAGCATGGACCGTCCGCGAGTGGCAAAAAAGATGACAATGGCTGgaaagtggttgagggctataaattcaACCCCAACACCTCCATTCATTTCACCCAAGCCTCTATAACTCCCATTCATTGCAAAGAGCGAGTTCTTCACTccatccacactcaaagcatcgaagtcctctccaagtgccataatTGTGTTTGAAGATCAACAGTGATTAGTGCTTTGGAGAGACTCAAGTGAGTGTGACATTGTGATTTTGTTGTTGCTCTTTTGGCTTGGTTTCttgatcgtgctttcttcatctccttctaaactctcactgacttataaagctagcaagagagaccTAATTATGTGGTGAtcattgcggggtctaagtgaccctcgagattaagaagaagcactcaactggtctaagtgaccattttgagagagggaaatgattgaaagagacccagcctaCGCGGCCTCCACAATGAGGAGTAGGTTCTTCGGAACCCAACGTCGAGAAACAAATCGCTCGTGTCTTTGTGTTAATCTTGCATTGTGATTTGATtcgtcctctcccctctctctaagttATCTTGCTTGAGATcgcttttgagttagctcccaaagttatgcacattgattgagcaactcgtggcaagaagaactatcttccacaCTCTGATTTCATTATTattcgttctaacgctaacctcgggtgaagttcatgttcaaattttataatttttaggtttttcctattcaccccctccaggGACTTTCATTATGGGTAAGAGAGCTCGAGCTGTCTACTTGCAAGGATGATCGTTCAGAGGTTCACATCTTTAAGACTGATGCCCCACAAGTAAAATCGAGTGTTGCTCGACCCAACGAAAGGAATCCACCAAGGGGAAATACTCTCCCCTCGGGCCTTAGGGGCTCGAGGGCTACTATCTAGGACCCTTAGGGCCCACGAGTTAGAGGGAAGGCAAGGGAGAAGTCCACCCTAAAAGGACCCGCCCTCGGATGACCCCGAGGCGCTGAGCTCGGAGGCCAAGCGAAGCGGAACCAAGAGGATGGGTCATATGAATTGTCAGGAAGCCACTCTAGTGGATTCTGCGTCTCCGACGAACTGCCCTCGCCATTATTGATTGACTGCATTAACATCACCTAACACCGAGTCACGCCATGCAAAGGAGTCCATCCTCCTTTTACTCATGGCCTACGCGCCTGAGGCCAGAGCCCCACTTATGACTTGAGTCCTATGTCTGTGCCTCACTCATAGCCTATGACTGACTCCCCCATATGGTACCCATAACACGACGAGGGATGCAGGGGTCGGGCTATGAAGACCGGGGGTCACGTGGAGCAGAGAGAGTAATGATGACGTTCGGACTCCTTGTCGCCCGTGCATGTTGTCCCAACAGACTTAAAGAGGCACAACTAGAGAGCCTAGATGATGAAAGTGAATACCAATAGATGAACCTTTGCGGATGGTAAGACACATCGTTTACTACAACACATGGATCTCTTCTAAGGAAAGCCACTTGTAACCAGCCCCTCCTTAGTCTATAAAAGAGGGAGGGTTGGCCCAGAtgaaagaaaagaataaagataGGAAAGGCACACACCGATAACAACACTCGATGACTTAGCTAGATAGCTGAAAGGATCACAGttgctaagagggggtgaattgggcttctctaaaaTTCTTGGGAAAAATTGAACCCTAAACAATAGCCCGAATTCACCTAATCTACTAGCTAGAATATAAAAGCTATGAAATGGTAAGCAACCCTAAGTCATTATGTCAAATACTAGCAaagcaaatacacaaagtaaattgCTTAAAGTAAATGCAGAAAAGTAAAGTAGGGACGAGAAAACTCCTCTATTTTTCCTAAggcatcgaagagtcggcactctccactagttctcgttggagcacccacgcaagggtatcgctctcccttggtcctcgcaagaaccaagtgctcactatgagatgatcctttgcctctCCGACACGGTGGATCCCTCATGACCGCGTACAATCACCGAATCAGGTCACCAACAAATCCTTCGGGGTGATTACCGAACTCCAATCGCCACTAAGCCGTCTagttgatgccgatcaccaagagtaataagtcgtagactttcacttgaccaagagaagcctaatgcatgcggtgtgtgctctaAATGGCTCTCATGCGTACTAATGAAGTCCTAACATAGGATTATGATTTTGCTAATCACCTTACTAATCTTTGTggacttgcaatgctctagcaatgaattCTTGTTGGTTGGGGCACCAAGACAATAACTATGGCTGGTGGAGGGGATATAAATACCCCTAACCAACCCCAAACTAGTCGTTATTGGGCCTTCtatgcatgggcgcaccggacagtctggtgcgccaccagtgcgctcccaacggctagttctaacaACTAGTCATTGCTAAGAGGCGCATCAGACACAACATAGTGATTGTCCGGTGCCTCTCTAAAAATCGGATGTCTCCAAGTGCTTGCTCTCGGGTTTTGGGTCTGCTCTCGGGCGCTCTTTGGCCAGCTTTCGAGGGgaccaccagacagttcggtgccctTAGAACAGCAACACTTATTTCTTATCTAAGGTTTTTTCTAAACCGATTTcgattctaacttgtgagtgagattATGAGTGACATATAGCACTAGTTTTGACCGTCACTACACTAGttatctcttggtcaaactactcattcaCAACTTCTCTTTATAGTACGGATAAAGTAAAAATAAAAGTCCTAATTCTATACCAAGTGTCCCACAACTTCTTCGACACTTAGGAAgtccttcatcttttgtttcgccTTTTTTAGCTATCGCTTTAAGTTCTCAtctgagggattgttttcacctgtTGGAGCGTAACTTCCTGTattgtgacctaacttaccatttgctctgcaaaacacacgttagtcacaaaaATTCTTACGTTATCATTGATCGCTAAAACCAACTAtgtgcctagatgctttcagtagCAAACACTCGGTACGTAGACCTTGAAAAGCTACATCGCTTAGAGACTTGGGATCCTTCCCTCTCGTCCGcatgtaacccctactatgagcatTCAGCAAGAAGTTATCGATTACGCGAGCCATCGAAGACTAGAAGTAGGGACGTTCTATCCGAATCAGTATAAATCTTGCGTTCACTGAACACATCATCCAAATCCAAAACATGCACGCATACACAATTTACTCGTTGGTACTGATTCGAACACCGACAACTTATTATTGTCTCACTCTTCgaaccaacacaaacataagacaCGCAATTGCCAATGCGGCAGCGACACGTGAACAACCTACGAGCCATCTCTACTCTCTATCTATTTATGTGCAGGTGATCGACAGACGAAGCCACTCGACATATTTCTATCCGTGTGTCGCTCATATCGCACCCCTGATCCTGAAACAAACCATGAGTAATCGTTTGCTAATCTATCAAGGCCATTGGATGTGCTATGTACAAAGTTCACATGCGACCCCCCCGTTGCATACATTTGTTCCTCAATTCATTTGAGGAGCGTGTAATCTCCAGCACTATTATCGTTGTCGTATCCTGCATCGTCGCCATCGACGACGGCGGTTGGGCCGCAGAGCATGCCACCGTGGCGCGGGAAGTGGACGAGGGCCAGCGGGAGCGTGCACACGAGGCTGGCGGCGCCGGTCAACGAGATGGCCTCCTCAATGGTGTACCGCGACCCGCTGAAGAAGAGCCGGTTCGTCACGATCGCGCCCACCGCGCCGCCGCTCGCCGTCATCCCGGACACCACGCCCAACGACCTGCACACACACCACCGAAATTAAGTGACCCAACACAAGCCGTAAGAAATGTGTCATGGTTTCTTTGACCTTTGTTTATAGTTAGTTCTTTTTTAGTACAGATTAATCAGAAGCTTTATAAGTTGTTGAGCTATTTATTTTTTTGTAAACATTCTTTTTTTTCAAAAAGATTCATAGGTAAAACTCCTTTTTATGCTCAGACGCAGAATTAGACAGAGGTGAAGCCGAAAAAGTAACTTTGGGTAGCTTTCTTCCTCATTTCCTTCTCCAATCGTTATTGGTGAAGTTATTTTTTTTTAAAACACCTTCACCTGTAAAGCTGAAGTGTATCAAACATGACCTTAATCTTTCTGTAATAACAAATTGCCTCTGGCGCTCTAAAACTCATGCTACGAGTTAGATCTAGTTTAGATAAATTAATTTGTGACCAAATGGGGTCGAAGACATTATTTTGAGAAAACCATGCATGATATTCCTAGGCTAATTCATTAGATGgattttttttttttaaaaaaaatgtttAAGGCCGTGTCTTTAAAATACATATACAAGAGGTATTGGAATAGAAGAGTAACTTGTGACGACAAGTTTATTTTCCACTGGCTATTTTGCTACCGTAGTTTTTCCGGTGTTTCTTTTTCATATCAGGGCTAGTTTAGGAATCTAATTAATTCACTTTCTCTTAGGATAATGGAgtctcaaactagcccttagacaTAAAAAATATGTACGCCACATTTTACAGTCCTTGGTTGTTATGGACGTGATTGGTTTGTGAGTTGAGAGCTCCTGACTCGCGCGGACCCGGCCGCTTCCCTACATATGCATGTAGGAGGTGGAAAAGGTGCTTAGGTTGTACGCGTGCGTGCGAGTTCGCTTTGTTAATTACATGCAGATAACCAAGTACACGCGCGTGAGCTTGGACATGGCTAGCGTGGCAACCAAACACGTCCTCCTATATGTTCAGAGAAATAATTAATGAGTTGCTTTATTGTTGGAAACCTCTCTGATTATTTTCGTCCACAAATATCAGAAAACAGGTGAACATCAACAATAGTAGTATACCAGGATTCTACTATAGAATCTATATTAGGGCCTATGATAACGATGTGGCCCTCTTAGTTGGGTATGTTTCATCTATTTTAAATTATTAAATGTTTTGATTTTTCTAATTAAACTTATAGCTTGAAGAATTTTAGATTTTTCTAATTAAACGCTTTGATTTTAATTTTTAAAGCTATAATTTTAAATGAACGGAGCAGTAATTAGGTGTTTGTGTGCTTAGAAAATATCTTCAAAAAGCTAGCTGGCGTGGCCATCTTTCAATTGAGAGGTATATATCAGCTTCAACGTCTTTGCCCTTATTATTTACGTTATAACTTTGAGGGAGGGGATCTGTACGTCAATATATAATTCAAGATCTATTTATATCTAAATAACCAAACACAGAAAAATCTTTAGTTAATTTGTTTATGAAACATGCATGATAGATGTCCTTCCTTGTAAGTTATAACTTTTTGGGTGGAAAAAAAATCTATATGTGAATATATACTTAGAATCTATATATAACTATTTTTGAATTAATCCGACGCAAAATAATCTGTATTAGATGTTGTAAGAAGTTTGTTGGATTCACCTCTTGGACACGAACGGGACGATGCCGAAGGTGAGCCCCGACGAGGCCTGCACAAACGCGGCGCACAGCACCATGACCGCCATGGTGGCCGCCAGCGACGGCGCTTCCGCTGCGCCCATCCTGCCGACCAGCACGCACAGTGCCGCGCCGGTGGTCTGCACGGCCCAGAGAAGCCACAGCCTCCCGCGCATGCCGAACAGTCTCGCCACCGCGTCCGACGCCAACCCGCCCGCGGGCCGCGCCACCGCGTTCATCGCGCCGAAGCACGCCGCCGCGGCGCCCGCAGCCTCCATGGGGAGGTGGAAACGTTTCCGGAAGAAGTCGGCGGCCACGTTCTCCATGATGAGCTCGACGCCGTAGCAGTAGCCGTAGGTGAGCGCGAGCACCCACGCGCGGTAGTTGCTGACCCCTCCGCGCACCACCTTCCACAAGCTCTTGCCGGTCTTGGCTCCGCCGCCGACGCCGGCGCCGCGCGGGAGGTCGTAGGGGAAGGCGAGGACGGCGAGGCCCGTGGTGATGAGGAGCGCGCAGGGGAGGAGGTAGGTGACGCGCCAGGCGACGGTGATGGGCACGCCGAGGCGGAGGACGAGCTCGTACGCGAGCGGCATGACGAGCTGCGCCGCGGCGCTGCCGACGTTGGCCCAGCCGGCCGTGACGGCGTTGGCGAGCCCCACGGCGGAGGGCGCGAAGATGCCCGACATCCAGTGCTGGTTGGCGACGAAGTTGGCGAGGGAGAGGCCCGCCACGAAGCGCAGCGCGACGAACCCCGCGGGCGACGACGCGGTGACCGCGGTGACCGCGACGGCGAGCGCGGCCAGGAGGCTGGCGAACCCCGACGCGCGGCGCGGGCCGAGGAGGTCGCATGCGGGCCCCATGGCAAGCCTGCCGACCAGCGTGGCGGAGAGGGAGCCCACTGCGGCGGCGGGGGCGTCCGAGGGCGCGAGCACGAGCGCCGGCCGCAGCGCAGGGAGGATGGGCGGGGCGGCAAAGGCCGCGAAGAAGCAGGCGAAGAGGGAGAGCCAGGCGAGGTGGAACGCCTGCGTGTGCGGCGACAGCAGTGACAGAGGGCGCAGATCCGTCGCCCTGAACTCGGCATCGACGCCGCACTCCGCCTCAGAGCTGCCGACGCCGTAGCAGCAGTTCTCTTCGTCGTCGGCCAGCTGCTGCTTTTTCCCCATCGCCACCATAGCTAGTGACGTCTGCCTGCCTGGCCTCGTGGCTGTGCAGGAAGAGATCTACCACAGCCAAGCAGAGAATGGAGCTAGTGGCTACTAGTTCCAGACCTGTGGGCGACCAATGGGGTGAAAGGTTTAGATACTCGCTGGTGGTTTTAAATGTGTGTGGTGATGGGTGTGGAAATGGAATAGAAGGTGGTGGACCGAGAACGAGAAGGCGGAGGGCAAGCGGTGTCGCGGCGGGTGCATGCAGGGCGCCGCGTTGCATGTCCGTGTGGCTTTTGTACGTGCCTACCACCGGCTCCCCGAGGCCATGAAAAGGGACTGCGGCTGCCTGCCATCACCTCATTGCATTAGCAATTTAAAGCATAGCATTAGCAATTTAGCATTAGCATATCGATGTGATTGATTAATTGCAAAAATCTAACCTTAGAACTATACGGCATTGTTTTTCGTCGTAACACCACCCTCAAGCTAAAGTCATCTCCAGGACAAAATTAACCCAAGACAAAATTAGAACACATTATGTGTTTTATTAGTGTGGATGCAGTAAATAACAACATCTTTGATCGGTTATTGGTTGACACAAAACTCCAGTAAGCAATGTATATTACTCTCCGTGAATTTACACGAATGATAAATATGAAGGTGAACATATACGTGTTTGACACGAGCGGGAATCGATCAACTCCATGAGCTAACCAACCTTCCAGAACTCTCTAATCTGTATACTCTCTATACTAATAATCCAATCTAGCGGCCGTTTTGTCGCATCGCATCCCACTCTGCGCTAGCCTCGGACAGGACTAACCCAGTCACACTTTAATTACGTGGGCTGGGGGCCCGCGCGTATGGTGACTCGAGACGGCAAGTGGGCCCAGGAGCGTCGGATGCCACTACTCGGCCTTCTGTAGTGGGCCCGGAGACGTGAAGGAGTCTCTCCGTGAGGCCCAGGGGCTGCGCCCGCCCTCCCGCGTAGCAGCGAGGTTGACCCCAGAGGATCTCGGCCGGGCAAGCCTGTAGATCGGAATATACTACCGCCGCTCTGGTCCAATGATTGCAGATGCAGAAATTCCTGAATCTCCGATGAATCCTTTTTGGCTCCTCAGGGTGGAAATAGACATCTAAAACTCCGGATCGCTTTTTAATTAATCCATAATATACATCGTCATATCTCTGTCGTCTCTGCCGCTCTGCGCGTAAAAAAAAAACAGATGAACTGGTTTCGCCCAAGAGTCTGTGGTGCGCATTCAGCAGCAGCTTCTAGCTGAGCGTTGCGATTGGTGACGTGCCAGGGCACAACGACGTGATGAACTTCGGCCCAGTTTTTTACGCATGTGGTTCATAAGGAAAATGCACCAATTAAAAAAAAAGAGAGTCTTCTAATTATGTGTACATCAGCAGAAATAACACTCTTGCCCTGCGTAAAGAATGCATCAGAAAATGAAAATCCCAATCTTTCCTCTAGAGCCACTGTAACAGCTTGTGTGTTTCATCCAAATTTTTTTACTTCTTTGATACACCGATTGTCTCCGAACAGCTAGTGTGTTGCATCTTGCATCCAAAGCTCCGGCGGGCACAAGTGCCTCGGCCATCTTGCCCTTGCCCTCCTTGGTATCTAGCCTGCTGTCTACGTTTTTGTAGATAGTAATTTATGGTTTATCTatctttatttttatttttactcCTTTAAAACTTGGGTTTCGTATATCATGTCACGCATGAAACGGTGTAGAGTAGATATGTTTTTCTCCTCTACGTCTCGTCTAGCAATCTTACCACCCAGATAGTTAGTGAGAAAACACCCAAACCCAATATGACACAAAACCACATGTAATACAACGTTCTCGAATAGTACAAACTTAATAGTTGAAGTAGGACAAGCGACCGAGTGAGTTATAAAAGGG
This genomic window contains:
- the LOC109944895 gene encoding probable high-affinity nitrate transporter 2.4, which gives rise to MVAMGKKQQLADDEENCCYGVGSSEAECGVDAEFRATDLRPLSLLSPHTQAFHLAWLSLFACFFAAFAAPPILPALRPALVLAPSDAPAAAVGSLSATLVGRLAMGPACDLLGPRRASGFASLLAALAVAVTAVTASSPAGFVALRFVAGLSLANFVANQHWMSGIFAPSAVGLANAVTAGWANVGSAAAQLVMPLAYELVLRLGVPITVAWRVTYLLPCALLITTGLAVLAFPYDLPRGAGVGGGAKTGKSLWKVVRGGVSNYRAWVLALTYGYCYGVELIMENVAADFFRKRFHLPMEAAGAAAACFGAMNAVARPAGGLASDAVARLFGMRGRLWLLWAVQTTGAALCVLVGRMGAAEAPSLAATMAVMVLCAAFVQASSGLTFGIVPFVSKRSLGVVSGMTASGGAVGAIVTNRLFFSGSRYTIEEAISLTGAASLVCTLPLALVHFPRHGGMLCGPTAVVDGDDAGYDNDNSAGDYTLLK